Proteins co-encoded in one Cricetulus griseus strain 17A/GY chromosome 1 unlocalized genomic scaffold, alternate assembly CriGri-PICRH-1.0 chr1_1, whole genome shotgun sequence genomic window:
- the R3hcc1 gene encoding R3H and coiled-coil domain-containing protein 1, with protein MLLSLLCACCPLCLWRLEFEARSSRQQARSAAHGVCSSSVVGRPTSKQDRNTPLCGICDTSSRPHDGAEPAGEQGVGGILSAAATFRAAAALPSVTLALLCLDGVFLSSAENDFVHRVQEELDRFLLQKQLSKVLLFPPVSSRLRYLIHRTAETFDLLSSFSVGEGWKRRTVVCHLDIRVPSSDGPSGPCRPPASHPSKYRGGPRYSSHQGAAAGPRGAPAGRWHRGRKPDQPLYVPRVRRRQDEPVAPSMPGPKGEAPTGRVSEEPTGSGDPEADQGVPMLVTHGTELPKSPDPGYANDSRLELGDSEPSENPEKEQGVETAMQQASSPQLAMEEESRSLLVQSLVDQEEEAVEGEEKEKVGKEDENVGKQKGKVEEEEEKVDERKGKADEEEGKADEEEGKADEEEEKMDEEEEKMDEEEEKVDGEENGEDGDADHDDFSELLQEITANLTEKEIEVERIHLDTSSFTEELPGERDLAHVVEIYDFKPTLKTEDLLATFSGFQENGFKIQWVDDTHAIGIFPCQASAAEALAKDFSVLKIRPLTQGTKLSKLKALQRPKLLQLAKERPQTDSAVARRLVARALGLQHNRKKEPSAAPSLLPS; from the exons ATGCTTCTCAGCCTCCTCTGTGCTTGCTGTCCACTGTGCCTGTGGAGGTTGGAGTTTGAGGCTAGGAGCAGTCGGCAGCAGGCCAGGTCTGCTGCACACGGGGTCTGTAGCTCCAGCGTAGTAGGCAG GCCCACCTCTAAACAAGACAGGAACACGCCCCTCTGCGGCATATGCGATACCTCCTCCCGGCCGCACGATGGCGCTGAACCCGCTGgggagcagggggtgggggggatccTGAGCGCCGCAGCCACTTTCCGGGCTGCCGCG GCTCTGCCATCTGTCACCCTGGCCCTTCTCTGCTTGGACGGTGTCTTCCTCTCCTCGGCCGAAAATGACTTTGTCCACCGGGTCCAGGAGGAGCTGGATCGCTTCCTGCTGCAGAAGCAGCTATCCAA GGTCCTTCTTTTCCCCCCTGTCTCCAGCCGCCTGCGGTACCTGATCCACAGAACAGCAGAAACTTTTGATCTCTTGAGCAGCTTCTCTGTTGGGGAGGGCTGGAAGAGGAGAACAGTCGTCTGTCACTTGGACATCAG GGTACCCAGTTCAGATGGCCCCTCTGGTCCCTGTCGCCCTCCTGCCTCCCATCCCAGCAAGTACCGTGGTGGTCCTCGGTACTCCTCACATCAGGGAGCAGCTGCTGGTCCCCGAGGTGCTCCTGCTGGCCGGTGGCATCGTGGGCGGAAGCCCGATCAGCCTTTGTATGTGCCCCGGGTGCGACGAAGGCAAGATGAGCCAGTAGCACCCTCCATGCCAGGCCCCAAGGGAGAGGCCCCAACTGGTAGAGTTTCAGAAGAGCCTACAGGGTCTGGGGACCCTGAAGCTGATCAGGGAGTTCCCATGTTGGTGACTCATGGAACAGAGCTCCCGAAGAGCCCAGATCCAGGCTACGCAAATGATTCACGGTTGGAGCTGGGTGATTCTGAGCCCTCTGAGAATCCTGAGAAGGAACAAGGGGTAGAGACAGCCATGCAGCAGGCGTCCAGCCCACAGCTGGCCATGGAGGAGGAAAGTAGGAGTCTGCTGGTGCAGAGCCTGGTGGACCAAGAGGAGGAAGCggtagagggagaggagaaagagaaggtgggtAAGGAAGATGAGAATGTCGGCAAGCAGAAAgggaaggtggaggaagaggaagagaaggtggaTGAACGGAAAGGGAAGGCGGACGAGGAGGAAGGGAAGGCGGACGAGGAGGAAGGGAAGGCGGAcgaggaggaagagaagatggacgaggaggaagagaagatggacgaggaggaagagaaggtggatggggaagaaaatggagaggatGGCGATGCCGACCATGACGATTTCAGTGAGCTGCTGCAGGAG ATCACAGCCAACCTGACCGAAAAGGAGATCGAGGTAGAGAGGATCCACCTGGACACATCCTCCTTCACAGAAGAGCTACCTGGGGAGAGGGACCTGGCCCACGTGGTGGAGATCTATGACTTTAAGCCAACACTCAAGACTGAAGACCTGTTGGCCACCTTCTCTGGGTTCCA AGAGAACGGGTTCAAGATCCAGTGGGTGGATGACACTCATGCCATCGGCATCTTTCCCTGCCAGGCCTCAG CTGCTGAGGCCCTAGCCAAGGATTTCTCCGTGCTCAAGATCCGTCCGCTCACACAGGGAACCAAGCTGTCCAAGCTCAAAGCCTTGCAGAGGCCAA AGCTCCTGCAGCTAGCGAAGGAGAGGCCACAGACAGATTCAGCGGTGGCCCGCAGGCTGGTGGCCCGGGCCTTGGGGCTCCAacacaacagaaagaaagagccGTCTGCTGCTCCGAGTCTCCTGCCATCTTGA